ttggaaaagaaagaaagaaagaaagaaagaaagaaagaaagaaagaaagaaagaaagaaagaaagaaagaaagaaagaaagaaagaaagcgagagagagagaaagacagaaagaacgaacgaacaaGTTGGAAAACAGTTTACTGTCATTTTTGTAAGTGATTAGTGTCACAAGGCAATTTACACTGTCAAAGAAAGTGAACTCTTTTGGCTCTGTCGGAAACAGCATCCCCTTCTTGGATTTTAGTTGAGTTTCAATTTGCATGGACCTCCTGGGGACCTGCTGCAGTTTTCACCCTAGGTTCcacagtgaaagaaaaacgggacagaaatgcaataaataactaATGTGGATCGCAGTCCTAAGCCAGACGGACGAGTCACAATTCAGAGGCAAAGGGGATTCCCCAGCAGCGTGTGTGCCTTGACTCAGCTGCATGAGTCACGTGGCCTTATCGGCCTCTGCCAAGATCTCTCTGCAATGACTTGGCTTTCTGCATTTGGGAGAGATTAGTCCAGAAGGGGTCTGGCTGTGGGGCTGACCAGGCTGACCGCAGGCCCTACAGCTGGGTAGCACATTCTGAAGGCTTGACACACAGCTTGGATAGGACTGCCGAAGTTAAACAGACCAAGGCGATAGTCGTAATCCATTTATATGATACCGCgcaatctatcagtgcgtttttctgctgacaggcaatctcccaaactactggaccgattgctttgaaattttcacacagcgtcgcattcgcgtgtggccaggtttccatactgtttccacacctcctgttgtgtacatgtcacaactgtgccagttattgtgtgcATGCCAcatctgtgacagttggaaccacacttctgttccgcaacagcgcaatctgctggctgtcaaaacaacaccctctgatacatgggaaccaaccatgccttcttaGAAAACCGCTGCCTTATGGaatgaaagggatggggtgggccatctgcacatggcccacccaccctagtggaggaaggagaatgtgagggagggtccaggggtttgctggaccaaacgctctgaaatttgaacacaacgtcgctcatgcctcccagcgtgttttatgctagataatttgcctgcaagggaagggagtgaaaggaacaggtccagccacctgcacatggcccacccaccctagcagaggaaggggaacgttagggagggaccgaccgggttgccatgcaaggcaacgggagagagagaggggagtgggggccccttgcccctcccctcccttgcaagcattgtgcaatgacacatgttcgaatcattcacttccccttttctttcttttccacttcaccagactcagccacagcaacgcgtggccaggcccgctagtataGCATAAAAATGTCAGAAGAGCTTTGCTGGATTTGACCAGCAGTCCATCTAGTCTcttatcctgtctcacacagtggtgaACTGGTTCCTCCCGAGGGTCAATAACAGGACATAGAAGCAGAggccttcattagaacatcagaagagctctgctggaccaaaccagtggtccatctagcccagcattctgcCTCGCCCAGTAGCCAACGAGCTCCTCTGAAGGGCCAACCACAGGACACAGAGGCCGAGGAGGCCTTCCACTTACGATGCctccttgaacataagaacaagccagctggatcagaccagagtccatctagtccagctctctgctactcgcagtggcccaccaggtgcctttgggagctcacaggcaggaggtgaaagcaatggccttctgcggctgctgctcccgagcacctggtctgctaaggcatttgcaatctcagatcaaagaggatccagattggtagccatagatcgacttctccgccataaatctgtccaagtcctttttaaagctatccaggtgagtgaccatcaccacctcctgtggcagcatattccaaacaccaatcacacgttgcctgaagaagtgtttccttgcactgatattcagagatttactaTCTTAGAATGTGGAAGTTCACTTTAGTCACCATGATTTCTAGCCACATGATTTCCTCCACGAATTTGtctgatccccttttaaagccacctgtgCCTGTGGACATCTCTACATCCTCTGGCAATTAATTCCACGTTTTAATCATTCGCTGTGTCATGTAATGTTTCCTTTCGCCTGTCCTGAATCTGCTGGCCGTCAGCTTCAGTGGATGCCCTTGATGCTTACAATTTTGGGACAGGGAGAAAAATTGCTCTCCGTCCACCCTCTCTACGCTGTGTGTGATACtggtggcggcggggggggggggggctccaatcagaagaagagttggatttgtatcccccctttctctcctgtgaggagactcaaaggggcttacaatctcctttcccgcccgctcacgacaaacaccctgtgaggtgggtggggctgagagagctcccaagaactgtgactagcccaaggtcacccagctggcgtgtgttggagcacacaggctaatctggttccccagataagcctccaccgctcaagcggcagagcggggtatcaaacccagttctccaggttagagtgcacctgctcttaaccgctacaccacgcatTTGCAGAATCAGCTTGGTGAATCTCAAGTGATCCAAAGCAGGGTGATTGATCCCTGATGGAGCTGGTGCCTCCCAGCTCCGCTCCCTTTCCTggtacccacttcctcacctgcAGTTCAGCCTGCATGAGCCGGATCTCCTGATTCTCCTTGGCCAGCCTGTCTAGCAGGGCCCCCATGGCGTCCAAGCTCTGGGGCACAACAGGGGGCTCTAATGGTGGCGTGTCTTTGGCTGGAGTCAGCTTGGCACCCCTCCTGGGCTCTGGCGGGATCGAAGTTGGCCAGTCCTGCTGGGGGGAAAACAGACGGGTTTGTCTTATTGGTCCTATGTCGGGATTCGAACCTGATGCCGGTGCTGGAGGAACCAGAGTGGAGGAAGAAGGGATCCAGGGCACCTGCCTTCCTGGTATCAAACTTTTCAGGCCTCAAGGCCACTCCTGGTCAGGGGAACACAGTGTCGGAGTGAGGGgaatcctgtgcccctgccacacccttgcCTGTCCCGGAACACCTCTGCCCGCctcagaacacccctgccacacctccacaccggtgtgcacccggtgcatcgtgtacccccttggcgctacgccactgggagaaCATCCTTTGCTATACCTATCcgtcatatgttaatggaccttttgttctCAATCTCTGTGTTTGGAAAcatagaggctttccccactacagaagggagctaaggttgacttggttcccttcagtggagggcgattccaggctgtccccacagcaactgagttggctccctggaaccaagtgggcgggatcatcttggtgcctgtttcgctcctcgatcgcgattggcgcttgtgttacggcgggaaacgggagcattctttttttttttacagtttttacagtttacagttacatgcccgccacgactctcccgttctgcgcgtgccacaaaagcagctcgtgattggttgaacggatgaggtgtcgtttcgatgctttcccacttcgaagcggtatcgaccttgttccggcagaaaagtgtagttcataactgcgacaaggatgtcgcagttctgagggcggggggaactgagacaaaataatgttgagctcagtggcaatggggattcactgaggtgaacctaggtagaaaccagttcaactctgccagtggggaaagccccatagttaaGTAGGTGATCTCGCCAAGGGCCTCCGGAAGCGGTGAGGAAGAATGGAAGCTCCAGGCAGAAGACTATCACTTGGCCTTCACACACTCAGAACTTCATGACAAAacttttcacaccttgttgttctacaAATctatgggaagatgggagggggtgtgCGCGCAGGAAAAAGAGGGAATCAATGTGTCTGCAGGAACCAGGATCCCCAGATCTTCCTGCAGTTTGAGTCCTTGCCGAcaacccaataaaggcttctgattttacATCCAGGGTCAATTTATTGATCGTTGTACCAAGACCTAACATATAGCTCCAGGTCTCTTTCCAAGCAACTCCCCGATTCTCTCTGAGCTAACCTGGTTATGGAGGAAGTGTTtgataaatcaaattaataacaacaagaacaacaagaacaacatctTGTGGGACTTTCTGTCATGGAACAATCTGATTGGGTTAGCGATAGTTATCAACATTTGTAACTTCTATAACAGCATAAAGTATTCATTTCTTTACTCAAATTAATTCTTAGAGTAATAAAGTTTTCTGTAAGAATAGTCatactgtatttttcttttttcctcatcCTAATGTGATGTTACGTAAAATATCCTGTGGGGCTTCCAAATGCAAATGGGCAAAGCGTTGGCATATAACACACCGGACATCACAATAATCAAGATAAATGACCATCATCGGCATGGCAATACCTAAGGAATGTAGGATCGATGAcgaagaacacaagaaggtcactaaatactacAATTTGAAAAGCGAGATTcagaaactatggcacaaaccagctgaggtcatcccagtggtaattggcatcgtgggcgccattttgaaaacactggagctgcacttgaaacatgTTTCATCTTCAAaccgacaaaatcaacatctgtcagattcagaaggcagccctgctgggatccgcacaaatactacatcgatacattacagcttcctaggcctctgggtgaggctcgaattgtaatgaaaggccaacaaccagctagagaACAGGCAGCTgcgaaatcaaccaataataatgcTTTCAGGTCACAGACACATAAAGCAGACTTATGCCAAGTTAGACAattagtctatcaaggtcagtagctgctgtccaggatctcagacagaggtctttcccatcacttacAACCAagttcttaactggagatgccggggacagAACCTGTGATCTTCCACTTGCCAGGGAGATGCTCTACAAGTGAGACAGCCCCTCCTCAGAGGCATCTAACAAGCAGGAAATTACTTGGGCCTTTCCTCTGAAGAGCCTGATGAAGTGATGAACGCCACAGGACTTCATGCCAAGAAATGACAATCATATTTCCAAAAAACAGCCatgccagagaagaagagtttggatttataccccacttttctctcctgtaaggagactcaaggtggctgacaagctcctctcccttcctctccccacaacagacacctcgtgaggcaggtggggctgagagagtcctgagagaactgggactagaaGAATGTCGGAGCGCAgaaacaccagataagcctctgccactcaggtgcaggagtggggaatcaaacccagtcctccagataagaatccacctactcttaaccactacaccacgttgaccCCCAGTTTGGGGGCTGCACAACTGTGACTGGGGTAGGGGGtagtgataggcacagggcaaggccctgtccacagagcaaaagctctgaccggtaacaaaaataaccatccaaaagcttcttcggtgttcaaagatttattgttttcattaaattctgcgcagaagagggaactctcctctgttagcaacagggaggaggttccaggggctgttgcttgcgtaacatgatttataccctcttacaaacatccctccttgtcttctgaccattggtttgagtcaagaagacgtacagacctggtgatctcatcccaccttttaccacaccttgcccattcccatatttggtgaaacttaagtcaaaaacaccttgcgtaaaaggtttccatAACAACTACTGgcttctattttacctttatctgtatttgtgagcttctgctaattccttatctcaacggaggggccctgttttcccaaatcaaagctcagtgtcaggctgctctatgagtttcgtttcttccaacgaaagtaagtttttgaagcaCTTGGTGCCCCGTGAATTACCTTCTGCATTCCTGTGTGTTTGCCAGACTTTCAGTAAGTTCAGCATCAGGCCCCATCAGTTTCGTTATCGAACATAATTTTATGTGAGGTGCTTCACCCTTTGTGCATCTAAGGGTGCATCAAAGGAcctcctggtggaacactcttcctccagctgtccgggccctacgggaccttggcgagttccgcagggcctgtaagacagagctattccaccaggcttttggaggggccggccgcagttccaccgcccccgccccccccgttgaaactgaaatcaaagctgcctgtcaggaccaccttggttgggccctaattccaccttgggccctgcctatctcctccctttcctacttcttttttcttttctttggccttttagatcgggcgcctgtgtatatgtgttctacacaatcttgttgttttaatttatttattattgttattaatacaTGGCTCCTGAGTTTTAATGAGTTAAATTTTATGCTGTATCaatctgctgttggaaacagccgtgttgtgagccgcctcgagcccttcagggatgaggcggcctattaaacaaacaaacaaacaaacaacaaacaaacaactaactaactaactaactaactaactaactaactaactaactaactaactaactaacttataatcctttgtgcagtctaattatatgtatatatggggcttaaaacactataaactatatatgtatacatatcaGTAGCTTGAGGATCACAGCCCCCTCCTGGGGCCTCCACTGGGGAGTCCCTGGGGAGTAATTATTGTGAAAGCGATTCTGTTCTGTTGGGGCAAGCACAGACACGTCGTCGCGCTCACCTTCCCGTCGGCGCCAGCGTGCGGCTCCTCTCCCTCGGAGCTTCTTGAGGCGCTCAGAGAGTCCACAGGTCCTGTACAACCCAGAGGGAAAGATGGAAAGAGGAGCAGAACAGTTTACCAAGCATCGTAGGAAGTGGGCAATATGCAGACTGGCTCACTGAATCGAGACGTCTACGGTGTTGGCTCCTTTGATGGGGTTGgggaaggtaagtttttttttctggttttatgAAAACCACAGAACATTGATCTCAATAGGTAGAGCGTTTCTGGTTAGATTTTGCTAATTGGCATTCCATCACCACACTATACCCCGGTCTTTATCTCCTAACATGTAACCCCCATCCCCATTTGCTATGAGAAGTAGAAAAGTTTGacttataccccgcttttctcaactgtatggagtctcaaagcataagaacataagaactagcctgctggatcagaccagagtccatctagtccagcactctgctactcgcagtggcccaccaggtgcctttgggagctcacatgcaggaggtgaaagcaatggccttctgcggctgttgctcctgagcacctggtctgctaaggcctttgcaacctcagatcaaggaggatcaagatgggtagccatagatcgacttctcctccataaatctgtccaagccctttttaaagctatctaggttagtggccatcaccacctcctgtggcagcagttacaaactcctttcccttcctctccccacaacagacaccttgtgaggtaggtggggctgagagagttcagagagaactgggactgactcaaggtcacccagcaggctttatgtggaggagtggggaaacaaatccagttcaccaggtaagtgtccgccactcatgtagagcagtggggaatcaagcccagagTCCACCATTCCTATCCTCTGCTCCACGCTAGTGGAAACAAATaaagttcagcagataagaatctgcctctcaagtggaggagtggggaatcaaacctggttccccagaccagagtccaccactctgaaccactgCATCAAAACGGCTGAGAGGGGTAATCCTGGGAGACCCGGATTCAAAACCTCACACTGACATGAAGCTGACTGGATAAACCTGGATTAGTCAACCCTGTACTACCTCACAGGGGGATTGTGTGAGGATAatatacgggggggggggagagaatgatgAATGCTCCTGTGAGCATTTTGGAGGAAGgctaaaataaaaatgtgtaagATATAGGATGTGTaagatgccacccctccctcaccccctccctcaccccccttcctttgcatgccacccatcccccaccctctccctctgctagggtgggtgggccaggtccagatgccagccccccctccctttcctgcctcccccctccctccctcccccctgcctcagtgctgaagggagggagggcgggcgggcgggcaggctcGGTCAAAAAGATGTCTGAATTCCACTCTCTACACAGAGACCTCTTTCAAAACTTACCTTCTTCCAGGTCAAAGAGAACTCCTGCAGAAGGAAGCAAACAGTGAATGAGAAACCAACAGAGAAATCTCCATTTTGCCCCATCTTACCTTTGGTCTGTCGGGTTGCCAACCCTGGgtaaggaaattcctggagatttggagacaaagcctgcggggggggggggacacctccgtggggtttaatgccattaaaataaggtgaccagatggttacCTTTGAGATCCGGGAcggggacggggaagcggccgcgcgcgcacggccgcaggagcgcacgggcttctggggcttgccgtttgccaccctgtgacagagcagcaaacggcaagccccagaaggccatgcgctcctgcggccgggcgcacgggaggctgccgcactgccttgcacccccaaggcagtgcagcagcctcccaaaaattgggacaatttgtagaacccgcaggacgcgggacaaattgtccaaaggcgtgacggtcccgccaaaagcgggacggctggtcagcctacattaaaagcaccctccaaagcagcccttttctctagGGGATGTGATCTCTGTGtccagaaatctccaggccccacctggagtttggcaacaccAGTTTTGGGAGAAGCTACTGCTTACCTGAGAAGGCCAGGAAGCCCAGCCCCAGGAGGGCCAGCaaccccagcagccattttgtcccggGCAACCCTCCGTCCTCACGCTCAAGGGCCTCTCTGTGTCCGTCATGGGGGGCTCTGGGCTGAGCTGGGGACACATCCCGGCCTTTCCGCCTGCGCAGGCCCTCGACATCTTGTTCCGCAGCTGCCTCTTCGTCACTGCTGGATGTGCTCACGCGTTGCTCCAAAGGgcctgggagagaaagagaggagctAATCTCTCAGAATCAAGAACCAGTCTCCATGGGCCGCCCCATGTAGAGttcattgcagtagtctaacctagagcaACTTGCTCACCTGGTCCCCTAGAACAGACCAGGTTCTTTATCATTGACAGATCATTATGAAGGACAGATGTGATAAGGTataaggaagaaggaggaggaggaagaggaagaggaggaggaggaggagtttggatttatatcccacctttctctcctgtgaggagacttaaggtggcttataagcccctttcccttcctctccccccaacaaacaccctgtgaggtgggtggggctgagggagctccgaagagctgtgactagcccaaggtcacccagctggcgtgtgttgaagtgcacctgtaacccccatgcccagaatgggttgaaccagtaagggggtggagactcagagcagcagaaaggctgcagagctctttggagaagacaaggctaccagattcggaccttgatttctataagcccttaacaccttgttaaggtaaactgcaatattattgggaactactgggaaggtagttgtttgtttttgctatgttgtaaatgttggagtttattgtttcacggtttctttttgtggttgtaatgggtgagagttctcctggaaaccttcatcatgttgcatcctgttcatcaagcccttggagtcttcaggagccaacccacttgcaaagaagaattggacttggcagtatcagtagactgtaactagaaggacttgaaatgcaacctgaacaggaccttgaattgtaatgttaaatgttgatgtttaatgttatttgtaaagagaagtaaactgttttgtttaaatttggttctttgcaactccttccaagtactgccccacagaacccacaagctgaggttacacacccactaatctagttccccagataagcctccacagctcaaatggcagagcggggaatcaaacccacttctccagataagagtgcacctgctcttaaccactacaccatgctggcatgtaCTTGCAGTCTGAGAATTGCATTGCCTGTCTAGCCATTTCCAGTCACACTTCAAAGCGCCGGCTTTGACTTCTAGAGTCTGACTTTTGAACCCGCGGGGCGTTGCTTAAAGTACCAACTCAGATCGATGAAAGGCCGGTGGGAAGCAATGCCTTTTTACTGGTTGCCCCCACAGTCTGCAATAGTCTCTTTGGGCTGTCCCACACCTTTGGACTCAAACctctaaaaagaagaaaaagaagaagagttggatttatatcccccctttctctcctgtaggagactcaaaggggcttacaatctcctcgcccttcccccccctcacaacaaacaccctgtgaggtaggtggggctgagagagctccgagaagctgtgactagcccaaggtcacccagctggcgtgtgtgggagtgcacaggctaatctagttccccagataagcctccacagctcaggcggcagagctgggaatcaaacccggttcctccagattagatacacgagctcttaacctcctacaccactgccgcTCCTCAAAGGGCTCAAGGGTGGTGTTCCGcgcttcccattttatcctcacaaccctccTGCAAGGTATGTAATGGGTGGCGTGACTGGCCCAGCGTCA
The DNA window shown above is from Sphaerodactylus townsendi isolate TG3544 unplaced genomic scaffold, MPM_Stown_v2.3 scaffold_696, whole genome shotgun sequence and carries:
- the LOC125425528 gene encoding pre-B-cell leukemia transcription factor-interacting protein 1-like, translated to PLEQRVSTSSSDEEAAAEQDVEGLRRRKGRDVSPAQPRAPHDGHREALEREDGGLPGTKWLLGLLALLGLGFLAFSGVLFDLEEGPVDSLSASRSSEGEEPHAGADGKQDWPTSIPPEPRRGAKLTPAKDTPPLEPPVVPQSLDAMGALLDRLAKENQEIRLMQAELQVRKW